The Medicago truncatula cultivar Jemalong A17 chromosome 4, MtrunA17r5.0-ANR, whole genome shotgun sequence genome includes a region encoding these proteins:
- the LOC11440920 gene encoding aconitate hydratase, cytoplasmic, with protein sequence MYYITTSSSLLRTTTKSNKLFSSSISRTFFSSPLSSRTSRSFFYSLPRFNRRFHSSSHLSLRPQITAVAPLVERFHRKIATMASENPFKGNLTSLPKPGGGEFGKFYSLPSLNDPRIDKLPYSIRILLESAIRNCDNFQVTKEDVEKIIDWENTSTKQVEIPFKPARVLLQDFTGVPAVVDLACMRDAMNKLGSDSNKINPLVPVDLVVDHSVQVDVARSENAVQANMELEFQRNKERFAFLKWGSTAFRNMLVVPPGSGIVHQVNLEYLGRVVFNNEGLLYPDSVVGTDSHTTMIDGLGVAGWGVGGIEAEAAMLGQPMSMVLPGVVGFKLSGNLQNGVTATDLVLTVTQILRKHGVVGKFVEFYGDGMSKLSLADRATIANMSPEYGATMGFFPVDHVTLQYLKLTGRSDETVAMIESYLRANNLFVDYNEPQQDRVYSSYLELNLSDVEPCISGPKRPHDRVPLKEMKADWHACLDNKVGFKGFAIPKEAQGKVAKFDFNGQPAELKHGSVVIAAITSCTNTSNPSVMLGAGLVAKKAHELGLQVKPWVKTSLAPGSGVVTKYLLQSGLQKYLNEQGFHIVGFGCTTCIGNSGDLNESVASAISENDIVAAAVLSGNRNFEGRVHPLTRANYLASPPLVVAYALAGTVDIDFEKEPIGTGKDGKNVYLRDIWPSTEEIAETVQSSVLPDMFRSTYESITKGNPMWNKLQVPADTLYSWDSNSTYIHEPPYFKNMTMDPPGSHGVKDAYCLLNFGDSITTDHISPAGSINKDSPAAKYLLEHGVERKDFNSYGSRRGNDEVMARGTFANIRLVNKLLNGEVGPKTVHIPTGEKLYVFDAAMRYKTSGQDTIVLAGAEYGSGSSRDWAAKGPMLLGVKAVIAKSFERIHRSNLVGMGIIPLCYKPGEDADTLGLTGHERFTIDLPSKISEIKPGQDVKVTTDSGKSFTCIARFDTEVELAYFNHGGILPYVIRNLIKQ encoded by the exons ATGTACTATATAACTACATCCTCTTCTCTTCTCAGAACAACAACCAAATCTAACAAactattttcttcttccatttctaGAACCTTCTTTTCTTCTCCTCTATCTTCCCGCACTTCTAGATCCTTCTTCTATTCCCTTCCTCGCTTTAATCGCCGCTTCCattcttcctctcatctctctctccgTCCTCAGATCACTGCCGTCGCTCCCCTTGTCGAACGCTTCCACCGCAAAATTGCCACTATGG CGAGTGAAAATCCTTTCAAGGGAAACTTGACAAGTCTTCCTAAACCAGGTGGTGGCGAGTTTGGAAAATTTTACAGTCTTCCTTCTCTCAATGATCCAAGAATCG ACAAGTTGCCATACTCGATTAGAATTCTTCTTGAATCCGCCATTCGCAACTGCGATAATTTCCAAGTCACTAAAGAAGATGTTGAGAAGATTATTGACTGGGAAAACACTTCTACTAAACAAGTTGAAATTCCATTCAAGCCTGCTCGTGTTCTCTTGCAG GATTTTACTGGAGTCCCAGCTGTCGTGGACTTGGCTTGCATGCGAGATGCTATGAATAAGCTTGGAAGtgattcaaataaaatcaatcctCTG GTTCCTGTTGATCTCGTCGTTGACCATTCAGTTCAAGTTGATGTGGCAAGGTCAGAAAATGCAGTGCAGGCTAATATGGAACTTGAATTCCAGAGAAACAAGGAGAGATTTGCTTTTCTTAAATGGGGATCAACTGCATTCCGTAACATGCTCGTTGTTCCTCCTGGTTCTGGTATAGTACATCAG GTCAATCTTGAATATCTTGGACGGGTAGTTTTCAACAATGAGGGCTTACTCTATCCTGACAGTGTGGTTGGGACTGATTCACATACAACTATGATAGATGGGCTTGGTGTTGCTGGATGGGGTGTTGGAGGTATCGAAGCTGAGGCAGCAATGCTTGGTCAG CCCATGAGCATGGTTTTGCCTGGAGTTGTTGGGTTCAAGCTATCTGGAAATCTGCAGAATGGTGTTACGGCAACTGACTTAGTTCTAACTGTGACACAGATTCTTAGAAAGCACGGTGTTGTAGGGAAATTTGTTGAATTTTATG GTGATGGTATGAGTAAATTATCTTTAGCTGACAGAGCTACTATTGCTAATATGTCTCCTGAATATGGTGCCACCATGGGCTTCTTCCCTGTGGATCACGTTACATTACAATATCTCAAGCTAACTGGAAGAAGTGATGAGACT GTGGCGATGATAGAGTCTTATCTCAGGGCAAACAATCTGTTTGTTGACTATAATGAG CCACAACAAGATAGGGTATATTCATCATATCTTGAACTAAACCTGTCCGACGTAGAACCATGTATCTCAGGGCCAAAGAG ACCCCATGACCGAGTGCCTTTGAAAGAAATGAAGGCTGACTGGCATGCTTGTCTTGATAACAAAGTTGGATTTAAG GGATTTGCTATACCAAAAGAGGCACAAGGAAAAGTTGcgaaatttgattttaatgggCAGCCAGCTGAACTCAAGCATGGCAGTGTAGTGATTGCTGCAATCACAAGCTGTACAAATACATCAAATCCAAGTGTTATGCTTGGGGCTGGTCTTGTAGCGAAAAAGGCTCATGAGCTTGGTTTGCAG GTCAAGCCTTGGGTTAAAACAAGTCTTGCTCCAGGCTCTGGAGTTGTTACTAAATATCTACTCCAGAG TGGACTGCAAAAGTATCTAAATGAACAAGGTTTTCATATTGTTGGATTTGGCTGTACAACATGTATTGGCAATTCAGGGGATCTGAATGAATCTGTTGCTTCTGCCATCTCAGAAAATG ACATTGTAGCAGCTGCTGTGTTGTCTGGGAACCGTAATTTTGAGGGCCGGGTTCATCCCTTGACAAGAGCTAACTATCTTGCCTCACCTCCTCTGGTTGTTGCTTATGCTCTTGCTGGCACG GTTGACATTGACTTTGAGAAGGAGCCGATTGGAACGGGGAAGGATGGCAAAAATGTCTACCTCAGGGATATCTGGCCATCTACCGAAGAAATTGCAGAG ACTGTTCAATCTAGTGTGTTACCTGACATGTTCCGAAGTACATATGAGTCTATCACAAAGGGTAACCCTATGTGGAACAAACTGCAAGTTCCAGCTGACACTCTCTACTCTTGGGACTCCAACTCAACATATATTCATGAACCTCCATACTTCAAGAACATGACCATGGATCCTCCGGGATCTCATGGTGTGAAAGATGCCTATTGCCTGTTAAACTTTGGTGACAGTATAACCACCGATCATATTTCTCCAGCTGGAAGCATTAACAAGGACAGTCCTGCTGCTAAATACCTACTAGAGCATGGGGTTGAACGCAAGGACTTCAATTCTTATGGAAGTCGTCGGGGAAATGATGAGGTGATGGCGAGGGGGACTTTTGCCAACATTCGTCTTGTTAACAAACTCTTAAACGGGGAAGTTGGCCCTAAGACAGTTCACATTCCAACTGGTGAGAAGCTTTATGTGTTCGATGCAGCAATG AGATACAAGACTTCTGGGCAAGACACCATTGTACTGGCTGGAGCTGAGTATGGCAGTGGAAGTTCTAGGGATTGGGCTGCCAAGGGTCCAATGTTATTG GGGGTCAAAGCTGTGATAGCTAAAAGTTTCGAGAGAATTCATCGCAGTAACTTGGTAGGAATGGGTATTATCCCTCTTTGCTACAAACCCGGGGAGGATGCAGACACATTGGGATTGACTGGTCATGAACGTTTTACAATTGACCTTCCAAGTAAAATCAGTGAGATCAAGCCTGGCCAAGATGTCAAAGTCACAACTGATAGTGGAAAATCTTTCACCTGCATAGCACGCTTCGACACCGAG GTGGAACTTGCATACTTCAACCATGGAGGAATTCTTCCATATGTCATACGTAACCTCATTAAGCAGTGA